Proteins encoded by one window of Pseudomonas tructae:
- a CDS encoding ATP-grasp domain-containing protein, whose product MKQDAILFIDIDDGPSIRYQYRDPHFAAARALGLTCLTAGVSGRDHLQRLEYQGGEYFLLADLSEAAIVNLVGSLGDRYTVRAIFCYAGHASARGDVGCIVARASQTLGLVYSNPDAIAACNNKFLMRQVLQNKQLRSVPFALCNNEQMLAAGAARVGYPLIAKPAFGGASAFIKKCADWAELRAHYQQYLAQHDTSGCADFYGYAHMLHDEEGAALEYIPGRSILLEGYIEGVEGTVECVIVGDRVHPVLINEKLLLTARSGTILENLLITPPTSFSEQQCAHIRQYAKDCLQAIGMTNAIVHLEFRLTEAGPVVIEINSRLGGLYVNAALRDLAGVDPYQLYVSLLLGDSRVAEGLQARAQRAADSTQHYAMLALYPEHSGYFRGVQGEDYLKGNESIVEYAQQAPGSYLDAEVEEHYLLKCWAHVEDAAAASVLHDALVRQVRPVIEQSVGRIA is encoded by the coding sequence ATGAAGCAAGATGCCATTCTTTTCATTGATATCGATGACGGGCCTTCTATTCGCTATCAGTATCGTGACCCTCATTTCGCCGCGGCGCGTGCGCTGGGCCTTACGTGTTTAACTGCCGGTGTGTCGGGGCGTGATCATCTTCAGCGCCTTGAGTATCAAGGCGGTGAGTATTTTTTGCTGGCGGATTTAAGCGAAGCGGCCATCGTCAACTTGGTAGGCTCGCTGGGCGATCGATACACGGTTCGCGCGATTTTTTGTTACGCCGGGCATGCTTCCGCACGAGGCGACGTGGGCTGTATTGTTGCTCGCGCCTCGCAGACCTTGGGTTTGGTCTATTCCAACCCCGACGCTATAGCGGCATGCAATAACAAGTTCCTGATGCGCCAGGTGCTACAGAACAAGCAATTGCGCTCCGTCCCTTTTGCGCTGTGCAACAACGAGCAAATGCTGGCGGCCGGTGCCGCCCGCGTGGGTTACCCGCTGATTGCCAAACCGGCTTTCGGCGGCGCCTCGGCGTTTATCAAGAAATGTGCTGATTGGGCCGAGTTGCGTGCCCACTATCAGCAGTATCTCGCGCAACACGATACCTCTGGCTGTGCTGACTTCTACGGTTATGCCCATATGCTCCATGACGAGGAGGGCGCCGCGCTGGAGTACATTCCCGGCCGGAGCATCTTGCTGGAAGGCTATATCGAGGGGGTCGAGGGCACGGTGGAGTGCGTGATCGTCGGCGACCGGGTCCACCCCGTGTTGATCAACGAAAAGTTGTTGTTGACGGCGCGCAGCGGGACGATCCTGGAAAATCTGCTCATCACGCCACCGACCTCTTTCAGCGAACAACAGTGCGCGCATATTCGCCAGTACGCCAAGGATTGTCTGCAGGCCATAGGCATGACCAACGCCATCGTCCACCTGGAGTTTCGTCTGACCGAAGCCGGACCTGTGGTCATCGAAATCAACTCGCGCCTAGGAGGCCTGTACGTCAACGCCGCTCTTCGTGATCTGGCGGGGGTGGACCCCTATCAGTTGTATGTGTCGTTGCTGCTGGGCGACTCACGCGTCGCTGAGGGGCTGCAGGCGCGAGCACAGCGCGCGGCTGATTCGACGCAACATTATGCAATGTTGGCTCTCTACCCCGAGCACAGTGGTTACTTCCGAGGGGTCCAAGGGGAGGATTATCTCAAGGGCAATGAGTCGATAGTGGAATATGCGCAGCAGGCACCGGGTAGTTACCTGGATGCTGAAGTCGAAGAGCATTACTTGCTCAAGTGCTGGGCCCACGTCGAGGATGCGGCGGCTGCTTCGGTATTGCATGATGCGCTTGTGCGGCAGGTGCGGCCGGTCATCGAACAATCTGTCGGGAGGATCGCATGA
- a CDS encoding 2OG-Fe dioxygenase family protein — MMDLSPISSSLQQHHYCHVPDFRELIDIPPAAAESFRAHWEDLVRDEAFKDYTYRERRILRYRLLPSRQLEMNTNPAFESPVTYAVNYRKGVNMLSYAQASFIAHPVLQQLVAADIAILEPYLGDHAYSIDIHQFRVIAQGQSSSPTTSGIHQDGLDWVFMHFVDACNTTPVVSNIYLNEKAESRVLSVPMTRFLETLVVEDRIAYHQAGDVQQLSAEAPAWRDILVLGVRREHSDAERGAC; from the coding sequence ATGATGGATCTCTCACCGATATCGAGTAGCCTGCAGCAGCATCACTATTGCCATGTGCCGGATTTTCGGGAGTTGATCGATATCCCGCCGGCGGCCGCGGAGAGTTTTCGTGCGCACTGGGAGGATCTGGTGCGCGATGAGGCCTTCAAGGACTACACCTACCGCGAACGGCGTATCTTGCGCTATCGTCTGCTGCCTTCGCGGCAACTGGAAATGAACACAAACCCCGCGTTCGAATCACCTGTCACCTATGCGGTCAACTACCGCAAAGGGGTGAACATGCTGAGTTATGCGCAGGCGTCTTTTATCGCTCATCCGGTCTTGCAGCAGCTCGTCGCGGCAGACATCGCCATACTCGAGCCCTACTTGGGCGATCATGCTTACTCGATCGATATTCACCAGTTTCGCGTGATTGCGCAGGGGCAATCCAGTAGCCCGACCACGTCAGGTATCCATCAAGATGGGCTGGATTGGGTATTCATGCATTTTGTCGACGCGTGCAATACGACGCCGGTCGTGTCCAATATCTACTTGAATGAAAAAGCTGAAAGCCGGGTGTTGAGTGTGCCCATGACCCGCTTCCTGGAAACCCTGGTGGTCGAAGATCGCATTGCCTATCACCAGGCCGGGGACGTTCAGCAACTGTCCGCCGAGGCGCCTGCCTGGCGCGATATTCTTGTGCTTGGCGTGCGTCGCGAGCACAGCGATGCCGAGCGGGGTGCCTGCTGA
- a CDS encoding MFS transporter, whose translation MSDIALVLSRRNARLVIFARGASDFGAFLNMVALATYVYWLSQSVVFVSVFLACRVTGGVVASVFGVMFFRRFTGRGPLAGLDFFRALLLLPLLFLLPAHQLTILPFVAFGIGVANSLFAIGINSQLPTWIAPSQRVATNAWLTSAAATGAIFGSLVSGLLIAAGGFAAVLAANIATYVIAACLILPLRALFSATAAPRRALSAEWRELSKGLRGVPVLAAMLLVTMLDTLGSAAHNVGFPVLSEYISPDVAKTVMGYLLAVWACGKFVGARVASRMLRNRGNPGMERLFLAGVALMSSGFILTFQQAELWIALLAVIWAGVGDGLAEVALLSRAQREPDTLRLPLFSLLTLIQMAGFGVGMLLVGPFYVIWPPAKVIILFHGLPLTAVIVTAVWLYFRHRAALSKTISPQYAEQE comes from the coding sequence ATGTCAGACATTGCGCTAGTGCTTTCCAGACGCAATGCGCGCCTGGTGATTTTCGCCAGGGGCGCCTCGGATTTCGGTGCGTTTCTCAATATGGTCGCACTGGCCACCTATGTCTATTGGCTCAGCCAGAGCGTGGTTTTCGTCAGCGTATTTCTCGCATGTCGAGTCACCGGTGGCGTCGTTGCCAGCGTGTTCGGGGTGATGTTCTTCCGACGTTTTACCGGTCGAGGTCCGCTGGCAGGCCTGGATTTCTTCAGGGCGTTATTGTTGTTGCCATTGCTGTTCTTGTTGCCAGCTCATCAACTGACGATCCTGCCCTTTGTCGCGTTTGGCATTGGTGTGGCGAACTCGCTGTTTGCAATTGGCATCAATAGCCAGTTGCCCACATGGATTGCGCCTAGCCAGAGGGTGGCCACCAATGCATGGTTGACGTCGGCTGCGGCTACAGGCGCCATCTTTGGCAGTCTGGTCTCGGGGTTGCTGATTGCGGCGGGAGGATTCGCCGCGGTGCTGGCTGCCAACATCGCGACTTATGTCATCGCCGCCTGCTTGATCTTGCCATTGCGTGCCCTGTTCAGCGCAACCGCCGCGCCACGCCGGGCACTGAGTGCCGAGTGGCGCGAGTTGAGCAAGGGCTTGCGCGGCGTGCCTGTGTTGGCCGCCATGCTCCTCGTCACGATGCTCGATACCCTGGGTAGCGCCGCGCATAACGTCGGTTTTCCGGTGTTGTCCGAGTACATCTCGCCTGACGTTGCCAAGACGGTCATGGGCTACCTGTTGGCCGTTTGGGCGTGTGGCAAGTTCGTGGGCGCGCGCGTGGCCAGTCGGATGCTGAGAAATCGTGGCAACCCAGGTATGGAACGCCTGTTCCTGGCTGGGGTGGCGTTGATGTCCAGTGGATTTATCTTGACGTTTCAGCAAGCCGAACTGTGGATCGCGCTACTGGCCGTCATATGGGCCGGGGTCGGTGACGGGTTGGCGGAAGTGGCATTGTTATCACGCGCGCAGCGTGAGCCCGACACGTTGCGCTTGCCATTGTTCAGCCTGTTGACCCTGATTCAAATGGCGGGCTTCGGTGTGGGCATGCTGCTGGTCGGACCGTTTTATGTGATCTGGCCCCCGGCCAAGGTGATCATCCTGTTCCACGGCTTGCCGCTAACTGCGGTCATTGTCACGGCGGTATGGTTGTATTTCAGGCATCGAGCGGCCTTATCGAAAACCATCAGTCCGCAATACGCTGAGCAAGAGTGA
- a CDS encoding type 1 fimbrial protein, with amino-acid sequence MNGKSVASAAGLLVFSGACLAATPVAQGVITFTGSIVEAPCMASERSGVLSLDDCPAQMRGTRVDLHRVEPQASVSAPDLAPVNVKLVADSGTAGRYYHQRYALMDASGKPITRGTFLVTLTTP; translated from the coding sequence ATGAACGGCAAATCTGTTGCTAGCGCTGCAGGGTTGTTGGTTTTCAGTGGGGCCTGCCTGGCCGCGACGCCGGTGGCGCAAGGGGTGATTACCTTCACCGGCAGTATTGTCGAGGCGCCCTGCATGGCATCAGAGCGCTCCGGAGTGCTCAGCCTCGATGATTGCCCGGCGCAAATGCGCGGGACCCGGGTCGATCTGCACAGGGTTGAGCCGCAGGCGTCGGTGAGTGCCCCCGATCTTGCGCCGGTCAACGTCAAGCTGGTCGCCGACAGCGGCACGGCGGGGCGTTATTACCATCAGCGCTATGCGCTGATGGATGCTTCGGGCAAGCCCATTACCCGTGGCACCTTTCTGGTTACCTTGACCACGCCATAG
- a CDS encoding coiled-coil domain-containing protein, protein MTQNSTVLSGIELDQFMDRVEVEHQEHGDEYLLAQLRAQPLKAASLESIDRLHVLWVNAGDADASRAVLAEDGQALLDAASEDARNELKLNLLVYQLRLDNYLKDEQGLLQALDALQQLSNERLHFDIEQYRRYRIFDDLQHAPLEVALKAIEVRHTLALINPERQALRAWDDADQYRRRAQVLAAHERDEDAREAALSAVAALRTAGPDQDVDRDDWLWLGGALIEIVPLRLAMFEQPVVRAIAELSLPRRREWEVRLARLAARSLKAQGDLPGALKICEVASRSLDSDGADNFIEFELPWLLESGRIDEAGQRAFMDVYEMLEQMWSGTPFWIHDRLLEAEDQSVWWPLCVMRACDNAALLERFVACLPERSESTPQLSPLLEALHAARDNPELRDTLFDQAREEAQRRGPNHPWINRLVAVREGNAGLIDAKTELAMLQDAVKTGGLQDRRSAYSVFCAHVKACGILDALKQPMPQLASGMYCYEYAGYIEDQVEEQVKSLDQAATDEAWSLLRFQQRAAYEQGRAQMERCFASGTGHRYDGCAHLYSMLCNNLAINYRCYNDQQMYDQALELHVSGIAASPFAEHYHGVLSARICQKDYPGIAEAAEQLWHYSADYGYSRHDPEDYLLDVTHALYRLDRDRDMLIWLERILKWQHEQGVSDKELEYSPLFCRLKVAMYLAYTLPEPATGLWQRYASQVNERDESSLLGCAGDVLKALGRKEEALAYYQRAILRSNPDIAVDQRNNVVFHEMIAELQAPQKPATKAWWQIWK, encoded by the coding sequence ATGACGCAAAACAGCACTGTGCTGTCTGGTATTGAGCTGGACCAATTCATGGACCGTGTCGAGGTCGAGCACCAGGAACACGGTGATGAGTACCTGTTGGCGCAGTTGCGCGCCCAGCCGCTCAAGGCAGCCTCGCTGGAGTCGATTGACCGCTTGCACGTGCTCTGGGTCAACGCCGGTGACGCCGACGCGTCCAGGGCGGTACTGGCCGAAGACGGCCAGGCGCTGCTCGATGCTGCGTCTGAGGACGCGCGTAACGAGCTCAAGCTCAACCTGCTGGTTTACCAGCTGCGGCTGGACAACTACCTCAAAGACGAGCAAGGCCTTTTGCAGGCGCTCGACGCCCTGCAGCAACTGAGCAACGAGCGGCTGCACTTCGACATCGAGCAATACCGGCGCTACCGCATTTTCGACGATCTGCAGCACGCCCCCCTCGAGGTGGCGCTCAAGGCCATCGAAGTGCGCCACACCCTCGCCCTGATCAACCCTGAGCGCCAAGCCCTGCGGGCTTGGGATGATGCTGATCAGTACCGGCGCCGGGCTCAGGTTCTGGCGGCTCACGAGCGTGACGAAGACGCTCGCGAAGCTGCGCTCAGTGCCGTTGCCGCCCTGCGTACTGCTGGCCCCGATCAGGACGTCGATCGTGACGACTGGCTATGGTTGGGGGGTGCGCTGATCGAGATCGTGCCGCTGCGTCTGGCGATGTTCGAGCAGCCTGTGGTGCGGGCGATCGCCGAGTTGTCGTTGCCCCGGCGCCGCGAGTGGGAGGTGCGTCTGGCACGCTTGGCTGCCCGGTCGCTCAAAGCCCAGGGCGACTTGCCCGGAGCCCTGAAGATCTGTGAAGTGGCAAGCCGCAGCCTGGATTCGGATGGCGCCGACAACTTTATTGAATTTGAACTGCCCTGGCTGCTCGAGAGCGGGCGGATCGATGAGGCCGGGCAGCGGGCCTTCATGGACGTCTATGAAATGCTCGAGCAGATGTGGTCGGGCACCCCATTCTGGATTCATGACCGCTTGCTTGAAGCTGAGGACCAATCGGTATGGTGGCCACTGTGCGTGATGCGCGCCTGTGACAATGCCGCGCTGCTGGAGCGTTTCGTTGCCTGCCTGCCCGAGCGCAGCGAGTCGACCCCGCAGTTGAGCCCGTTACTTGAAGCGCTGCATGCTGCCAGGGACAACCCCGAACTGCGCGACACCCTGTTTGACCAGGCCCGCGAAGAGGCTCAGCGCCGTGGACCGAATCACCCGTGGATCAACCGCCTGGTTGCGGTGCGAGAGGGCAATGCCGGGCTGATCGACGCCAAGACCGAGCTGGCCATGTTGCAGGACGCGGTAAAAACGGGCGGCCTGCAGGATCGCCGCAGTGCTTACAGTGTGTTCTGCGCTCACGTCAAAGCCTGCGGCATTCTCGATGCCCTCAAGCAGCCTATGCCGCAACTGGCCAGTGGCATGTACTGCTACGAGTACGCCGGGTATATCGAAGATCAGGTGGAAGAGCAGGTCAAAAGCCTCGATCAGGCCGCTACGGATGAAGCTTGGTCGCTGCTGCGCTTCCAGCAGAGGGCGGCCTACGAACAAGGCCGGGCACAGATGGAGCGGTGCTTTGCCAGTGGTACCGGGCACCGGTATGACGGCTGCGCCCACCTCTACTCGATGCTGTGCAACAACCTGGCAATCAACTACCGCTGCTACAACGACCAGCAGATGTATGATCAGGCCCTTGAGCTGCACGTCAGTGGCATCGCCGCCAGTCCGTTCGCCGAACATTATCACGGCGTGCTCAGTGCGCGTATCTGCCAGAAGGACTACCCCGGTATCGCTGAAGCAGCAGAGCAGCTCTGGCACTACTCGGCCGATTACGGCTACAGCCGCCACGATCCGGAAGACTACCTGCTGGACGTCACCCACGCCCTGTACCGCCTGGATCGCGACCGTGACATGCTGATCTGGTTGGAGCGCATCCTCAAGTGGCAGCACGAGCAGGGCGTCAGCGACAAGGAGCTGGAGTACTCGCCGTTGTTCTGCCGGCTGAAAGTCGCCATGTACCTGGCTTACACCCTGCCAGAGCCGGCGACCGGCCTGTGGCAGCGTTACGCATCGCAAGTCAACGAAAGGGACGAGAGTTCGCTGCTCGGGTGCGCCGGTGATGTGCTCAAGGCCTTGGGGCGCAAGGAAGAAGCCTTGGCTTACTATCAGCGCGCTATCTTGCGTAGCAATCCGGATATTGCCGTCGACCAGCGCAACAATGTTGTGTTCCACGAAATGATCGCCGAGCTGCAGGCACCGCAAAAGCCGGCGACCAAGGCCTGGTGGCAGATATGGAAGTGA
- a CDS encoding DUF1266 domain-containing protein, with protein MFLLFAAVVSAWLLWRAFRPRGAGPLFSQRKHWSLLLAKPMADAMEVEGFYKPECTYFTDQAKVTVRTALLHQAGIRSDADDGAVRAHFSATLEQQWFGLDLQGLTASDEPRAAMAFACARVAFLLRCALLMEWLEPEQAWRVLLLNAQRAQDCFDGWEDYGRALQQGRAQWVAAFRVDSLGEVFTDQHLGRLLQPGSGAWADIPWHTPAALSPALAGA; from the coding sequence ATGTTTTTGCTTTTCGCGGCTGTTGTTTCAGCCTGGTTGTTGTGGCGTGCGTTCCGCCCGCGCGGGGCTGGGCCGCTGTTCAGCCAGCGCAAGCACTGGTCGTTGCTGCTGGCCAAGCCCATGGCCGATGCCATGGAGGTCGAGGGTTTCTACAAACCGGAGTGTACCTATTTTACCGATCAGGCCAAAGTGACTGTGCGCACAGCCTTGCTGCACCAGGCCGGGATTCGCAGCGACGCCGACGATGGCGCGGTGCGTGCGCACTTCAGTGCTACCCTCGAACAGCAATGGTTCGGCCTTGATCTGCAAGGCCTGACAGCCAGTGACGAGCCGCGCGCGGCCATGGCCTTTGCCTGTGCGCGGGTAGCATTTTTGTTGCGTTGTGCGCTATTGATGGAGTGGCTCGAACCCGAACAGGCATGGCGCGTGTTGCTGCTCAATGCCCAGCGTGCCCAGGATTGCTTCGACGGCTGGGAGGATTACGGCCGGGCCCTGCAGCAGGGGCGCGCGCAGTGGGTTGCGGCGTTTCGTGTCGACTCGCTGGGCGAAGTCTTCACCGACCAGCATCTGGGCCGGTTGCTGCAACCCGGTAGCGGCGCCTGGGCTGATATCCCCTGGCATACGCCTGCGGCGTTGAGCCCGGCGCTGGCGGGGGCATGA
- a CDS encoding YdcH family protein — translation MPVKHDLLADLNLTKEQFIEKKKSDPRLSQLHEEYNRKDAEVVDAENSSAADDTVTRLRKERLKIKDEIVAHVKS, via the coding sequence ATGCCGGTCAAGCACGATTTGCTCGCAGACCTGAATCTGACCAAGGAGCAGTTCATCGAGAAGAAGAAAAGCGACCCGCGGCTGAGTCAGCTGCATGAGGAATACAACCGCAAAGACGCCGAAGTCGTTGATGCCGAGAACAGTAGCGCCGCCGACGACACGGTCACCCGGCTGCGCAAGGAACGCCTGAAGATCAAGGACGAAATCGTCGCCCACGTGAAGAGTTAG
- a CDS encoding 5-carboxymethyl-2-hydroxymuconate Delta-isomerase, whose translation MPHLHVEYSDNLKNLDVDRLLLRLNHALAGSGQFEELDIKSRAVALASFRVGVASVARAFAHIKLALLGGRSAEIKRQLSASLLEVLKEAVPSTPGLDIQLCVEVIDIDRDSYSKAHLPT comes from the coding sequence ATGCCTCATCTTCATGTGGAATACAGTGACAACCTGAAAAACCTCGATGTCGACCGTCTGCTGCTGCGACTGAACCATGCCCTGGCCGGCAGCGGCCAGTTCGAAGAGCTGGACATCAAGAGCCGTGCCGTGGCGCTGGCCAGCTTTCGCGTTGGCGTGGCATCGGTTGCGCGCGCGTTCGCCCACATCAAGCTGGCGCTCCTCGGCGGCCGTTCGGCCGAGATCAAACGCCAGCTGTCCGCCAGCCTGCTGGAGGTACTCAAGGAGGCCGTGCCGAGCACGCCGGGGCTGGACATCCAGCTGTGCGTCGAGGTGATCGATATTGATCGCGATTCCTATTCAAAGGCTCACCTGCCGACTTAA
- a CDS encoding phosphoethanolamine transferase encodes MFKVKPLRAEWVTLIASLYLLIGFNSLLWQHLASVLAADGHGLLLRVAFGLMILCAFNLVLTLLAFRRLFKPLLITLFMVSAAVAYFMSQYGVMIDVGMLRNAMETNATEVRDLLSIKLFLYIAVLGVLPSLLLYKTPILYRDWLRELFGKLLVSVACVVVLGAVALMNYQGLASLFRNHHEIRLMLVPSNFVGASLGYVGERVGSAAKPFRKIGEDAKLDIAWQQRTRKSLTVLVVGESARAPNFGVLGYGRDTTPQLSQEKGLIAFTDVQSCGTETAVSVPCMFSGFTRKDYDASTAKNQESLLDVLQRAGLAVRWRDNQSGCKGTCDRVLFEDVSNLKDPALCADDECRDEILLKGLDSFIDNLQQDTVLVLHQMGSHGPDYYKRYPQQYERFTPVCRSNALNQCSQDSIVNAYDNTLVYTDHVLASLIDILRSKQDKVDTAMLYLSDHGESLGEYNLFLHGTPYMLAPEQQKHVPLLAWFSDSYKASFGVDSDCLQKNRNQPLSQDNLFHSMLGLLQVHTALYKPQLDLFASCRPMLAAH; translated from the coding sequence ATGTTCAAGGTCAAACCCCTGCGGGCCGAATGGGTCACGTTGATTGCCAGCCTGTACCTCTTGATCGGCTTCAACTCATTGTTGTGGCAACACCTGGCGTCGGTACTTGCGGCGGATGGCCATGGCCTGTTGCTGCGCGTCGCCTTTGGTTTGATGATCCTGTGTGCGTTCAACCTGGTACTGACCCTGCTGGCCTTCAGGCGGCTGTTCAAGCCGCTGCTGATCACGTTGTTCATGGTCAGCGCGGCGGTGGCTTACTTCATGAGCCAGTACGGTGTGATGATTGACGTTGGCATGCTTCGCAATGCGATGGAAACCAATGCCACGGAAGTGCGCGATCTGCTCTCGATTAAACTTTTTTTATACATAGCAGTGTTAGGTGTGTTGCCTTCTTTGCTGTTGTATAAAACGCCGATTCTGTACCGTGACTGGCTCCGCGAGTTATTCGGAAAGTTACTCGTCAGTGTAGCCTGCGTTGTCGTGCTGGGTGCCGTTGCGCTGATGAACTACCAGGGCCTGGCCTCGCTGTTTCGCAATCACCATGAAATCCGTCTGATGCTGGTACCCAGCAACTTTGTTGGTGCCTCTCTGGGTTATGTGGGGGAGCGGGTCGGCAGCGCCGCCAAGCCGTTTCGCAAGATCGGCGAGGATGCGAAGCTCGACATCGCCTGGCAGCAACGTACGCGCAAGTCGCTGACGGTGCTGGTGGTGGGCGAAAGTGCCCGGGCGCCGAACTTCGGGGTACTGGGCTACGGGCGTGATACCACGCCGCAACTGAGCCAGGAAAAGGGCCTGATCGCCTTCACCGACGTGCAGTCGTGTGGTACCGAAACCGCCGTGTCGGTGCCTTGCATGTTCTCCGGCTTCACCCGCAAGGATTACGACGCCAGCACCGCGAAAAACCAGGAGAGCCTGCTCGATGTGCTGCAGCGGGCCGGGCTGGCGGTGCGCTGGCGCGACAATCAGTCTGGTTGCAAGGGCACGTGCGATCGGGTGCTGTTCGAAGACGTCAGCAACCTCAAGGACCCGGCCCTGTGCGCTGATGACGAATGCCGCGACGAGATCCTGCTCAAGGGCCTGGACAGCTTCATCGACAACCTGCAACAGGACACCGTGCTGGTGCTGCATCAGATGGGCAGCCATGGCCCGGACTACTACAAGCGCTACCCGCAGCAATACGAGCGTTTCACCCCGGTGTGCCGCAGCAATGCCCTGAACCAGTGCAGCCAGGACAGTATCGTCAATGCCTACGACAACACCCTAGTGTACACCGACCATGTCCTGGCTTCACTTATCGATATTCTGCGCAGCAAGCAGGACAAGGTCGACACCGCCATGCTGTACCTGTCCGACCATGGCGAATCTCTGGGCGAGTACAACCTGTTCCTGCACGGCACGCCCTATATGCTGGCGCCGGAGCAGCAGAAGCACGTGCCGTTGCTGGCGTGGTTTTCCGACAGCTACAAGGCCAGCTTCGGCGTTGATAGCGACTGCCTGCAGAAGAATCGCAACCAGCCGCTGAGCCAGGACAACCTGTTTCACTCCATGCTCGGCCTGCTGCAGGTGCATACCGCCCTGTACAAACCGCAGCTGGACCTGTTCGCCAGCTGCCGACCGATGCTTGCTGCGCACTGA
- the rnd gene encoding ribonuclease D, with product MAIEIHWICDDSSLAEHCLQWRKLPFVAVDTEFMRVDTFYPIAGLIQVGDGVRAFLIDPLRISNWQPLAELLEDTQVIKVLHACSEDLEVLSRLTGSLPAPLFDTQLAAGYLNLGFSMGYSRLVQEVLGIDLPKGETRSDWLQRPLSETQVSYAAEDAVHLAELYERLRPQLSDDKNAWVLEDGAELVAQLRRETDPYELYREAKLAWKLSRAQLAVLRELCAWREREARARDLPRNRIVRENALWPMARTQPDSLSALAKIEDMHPRTIRQDGEFLLGLIKQAASLPADQWPPAVPEPLPIEAAALLKQLRAIGQAEGERQNIAPELMLRKKTLELLLKSGYPNGPYQLPESLRGWRRERMGQALLDCLAGAGEQP from the coding sequence GTGGCCATCGAAATACACTGGATTTGCGACGATAGCAGCCTGGCCGAACACTGCCTGCAGTGGCGCAAGCTGCCATTCGTGGCAGTCGACACCGAGTTCATGCGGGTTGATACCTTCTATCCGATTGCCGGGTTGATCCAGGTCGGCGACGGGGTGCGTGCCTTCTTGATCGATCCTTTGCGCATTAGCAACTGGCAGCCACTGGCCGAACTGCTTGAAGACACCCAAGTGATCAAGGTGTTGCACGCCTGCAGCGAAGACCTCGAGGTGCTTTCGCGCTTGACCGGCAGCCTGCCGGCACCGTTGTTCGACACGCAACTGGCCGCCGGCTACCTCAACCTCGGTTTCTCCATGGGCTATTCGCGCCTGGTCCAGGAAGTGCTCGGTATCGACCTGCCCAAGGGTGAAACCCGCTCTGACTGGTTGCAACGCCCGCTGTCGGAAACTCAAGTCAGCTACGCTGCCGAAGACGCCGTGCACCTGGCCGAACTCTATGAGCGCCTGCGTCCGCAGTTGTCGGACGACAAAAACGCCTGGGTGCTCGAAGACGGTGCCGAGCTGGTCGCCCAACTGCGCCGCGAAACCGATCCGTACGAACTGTATCGCGAGGCCAAGCTGGCCTGGAAACTGTCGCGTGCGCAATTGGCAGTTCTGCGCGAACTGTGCGCCTGGCGCGAACGCGAAGCCCGCGCCCGCGACCTGCCACGCAACCGCATCGTCCGTGAAAACGCCTTGTGGCCCATGGCCCGCACCCAGCCGGACTCGTTGTCGGCGCTGGCCAAAATCGAAGACATGCACCCGCGTACCATTCGCCAGGACGGTGAGTTCCTGCTCGGCCTGATCAAGCAGGCCGCCAGCCTGCCAGCCGATCAATGGCCGCCAGCGGTGCCCGAGCCACTGCCGATCGAAGCGGCGGCGCTGCTCAAGCAACTGCGCGCCATCGGCCAGGCCGAGGGCGAGCGCCAGAACATCGCCCCCGAGCTGATGCTGCGCAAGAAGACCCTGGAACTGCTGCTCAAGAGCGGCTACCCCAACGGGCCCTATCAACTCCCCGAATCGCTGCGCGGCTGGCGCCGTGAGCGCATGGGGCAGGCGCTGCTCGATTGCCTGGCGGGCGCCGGAGAACAACCATGA
- a CDS encoding YcgL domain-containing protein — translation MKRICSIYKSPRKNEMYLYVLKADGLERVPEALLPFFGKPVHAFDLVLTPERQLAREDIAKVLANLEQQGYHLQMPPAEDEYIEHLPEELLRRNDPI, via the coding sequence ATGAAACGTATCTGCTCGATCTACAAGAGCCCGCGCAAGAACGAAATGTACCTCTATGTGCTCAAGGCCGACGGCCTGGAACGCGTACCTGAAGCGTTGCTGCCGTTCTTCGGCAAGCCCGTGCACGCCTTCGACCTGGTGCTCACCCCGGAACGCCAGCTGGCCCGCGAGGATATCGCCAAGGTCCTGGCAAACCTTGAGCAGCAGGGCTATCACCTGCAGATGCCACCCGCCGAAGACGAGTACATCGAGCACCTGCCCGAAGAGCTGCTGCGTCGCAACGACCCGATCTGA